CAGTGCCATCAAGCAGTCGGCCGCGGTAATGAACTTCTACACGACTTTCCAGCGTCGGCTTGTCGCCCGAGCCGGCAACAATAATCTTGTATTGCAAACCGCTTTCCGTTGTCACTACGCCTTCTTTAGCGGCGTTTTCCGCTAAAAAAGCATCGCCCGCTTTTTGATTTTCCTCACCCGCAGCAGCCATAGCCGCTTCCATTGCTTCCTGCTCCGCCTGGCTCTTCTCCATCATCTGCTTTTGCAGTTTTTCAAAGGTTTCAGCAGCCTGTTCCTGTGTGATTCGGGTCTCTGCACCCGTCGACACATCCGTAAAGCCCTGAACAAAGGCCGCCATATCAATATCTATTTCATCGATCTTGAATTGGGTGGCAATATTACTGCCCAACACATAGCTGAGTTTCTGCTCATCGGTATCCAGAGCCACCTCTTTATCGGAAGCACCTTCCTTATCGTTACAGCCCGCAAGAAGGGCGGTCAGCATTATGCCGACAAATAGCGGTTTTAAATTCATTACATTTTCCTTAGTGTTTCTGACAACCACCCCTGAGGTAGTGATCACCGTGATTAGAGGGTTTGCATATTAACCGATTTGGCCGCGCGAACAAGAGTATGCTTATTGTCGATTGGCTCTATGCCGATCAAATCCAGATATTCATTCAGATTAGAAAGCAGTCTATTGTCAGCTTCGTCACCGTTCGCACCAACTTCAGCCGATGCTGGGACCACAATCACCGCTTTCAGTTCCAGAATGCGCTGATACAGCTGATTCTGCACCATAAACTCTGCCGACATTTCAGCAGCCAGTAATTGCTGGCGCAAAGTTTGTTCCGTTTCCCCCGGTCTGTTATCAAGCTGCCGCCGCAAATGACGAATCTGACGCACGAAGCGGCGATCCAGCGGCTCTATCAACGCCTGTAGTTGCAGCAGTTCCACACGATTGATATCAACACCCTGGGCAGCAAGCCAACAACAAAGCAACAGCATATTGACGTTTGCTCCCCGGCTATCTTGCCAATCAAGACAGATCTCTTTCACCCGATCCACTGCATACAACGCCAGCGAATACTGCCAAAAGGGGTTTGACCGGGCAGAAAATTTCTTCAAACCATGTCCAGCACTTTGTCCACCAGT
This genomic stretch from Pseudomonadales bacterium harbors:
- a CDS encoding FKBP-type peptidyl-prolyl cis-trans isomerase, translating into MNLKPLFVGIMLTALLAGCNDKEGASDKEVALDTDEQKLSYVLGSNIATQFKIDEIDIDMAAFVQGFTDVSTGAETRITQEQAAETFEKLQKQMMEKSQAEQEAMEAAMAAAGEENQKAGDAFLAENAAKEGVVTTESGLQYKIIVAGSGDKPTLESRVEVHYRGRLLDGTEFDSSYKRNQPAQFGVTQVIPGWTEALQLMKEGAKWELYIPPTLAYGPGGAGQLIGPNSTLIFEVELLKAAAE
- a CDS encoding TIGR02444 family protein, coding for MKKFSARSNPFWQYSLALYAVDRVKEICLDWQDSRGANVNMLLLCCWLAAQGVDINRVELLQLQALIEPLDRRFVRQIRHLRRQLDNRPGETEQTLRQQLLAAEMSAEFMVQNQLYQRILELKAVIVVPASAEVGANGDEADNRLLSNLNEYLDLIGIEPIDNKHTLVRAAKSVNMQTL